The genomic interval TTTTCAAAAAAAGTTTTAGAAGAAAATTTACCAAGAGATCCTTCAGGAGAAGACACAGCAGTAGATATAGAGGGGGATAAGGTAATAATGTATGATATATATTTTGATGGTGATGAACCAGATGAATTATTAGAAATGAAAAAAGAAGATCTAATCTATATTTTAGATAGATGGATAAAATTTTTAGAAAAACCGATAACAGATGAAAATTATGAAGAAATATTTGAAATGGAAGATCCAGTTGTAAAAGTTTTAAAAGATGGTAAGTATGTAATTATATAATTAGAATAATCTCATAATAGGTAGTTAAAAAAAATTTAGGCTAGCTATTTTCTAAAATTAAGTTTAAAGAAAAAAACTATCCACAATGAAGAAAATTCAGTATGAGGAAAAATAACTATTCCTAAAGGGGGAAAATAAATATGGAAAGAATAGTGTATATAAGAGGAAAATTTAGAGGAACTAATAAAGAAATGAAAGAAGCATATTTTTATGCAAAAGAAATGATGAAAAAATATGACTTAGAACCACAATATATAGGGGTTATAGCAAGTGAAGGTTGGGAAAAACCTGGAATATTAACAATAAAAAGAAAAGAAAAACAGTTATTAGAAGACTTAGAAAAAAATAAAAAAATAGAAAGTATACAAGTAATAACAAAAGAAATGGAAGGAAAAGAAATAATAAATAATAAAAGCTCTTTTTTAATAAATCAGAAATATGGAATAATAGCATTTTGGACTAATACAAATATAGAAAAAGTAAATTTTGAAGAAATTTTAGAGAAAATGAAAAAATATGTAGAACCAGGTATAGAAGAAATATTTGATTGGGAATCAGGTTCCTCACCAATAGTATATGTTTATGAGGGAGAAAAGTCATTAGAAAGAACAGGAAAATTCCAAGATAAAATAACTATAATTTATAAAAAAGTAACACCATTAGATATTTCAATAGAAGTGTAGTAATATAAGAAATAGAGATTTAGACATTTTTAATGAAAATATTGTTGAAGCTGATATTATAAATATGAATAATAAGAAGGAAGTGAATAAAAAATGACAAAAGAAGAAAGAGAAATGATATTAAATTTAAGTTATGAAGAGTTGATAGAAAAATTTAAAAATGAGCCACGAAAAGTGATAAAATTTTTACAAGATGAACAAAAAAAAGATATTGGCAACGATACAGGATATATCATTGAAAAATTAATAACTTTAATTATGATTATAATCAGAGATTACTATTTAGAAGATGATTCTTTTAATGAATTGTTAATTAAATTGGCATGTGATAAAAGGCATCATCAACATGAAGATTTAGCTTTTTTACTTGAAAAAAAACATTCTCCTAAACTAATAAATCGTGTGTATGATTTAGCAGTCATGGAATTTGATTATAAGAAAGAGGATGAATTTTTCAATATAGCTAGAAAATGTACTTATGCCTTGGGATATACTAATACTCCAAAAGCAAAAGAAAAATTAGAATTATTAGCTAAAAATGAAAACGAACTTATTAGAGAATATGCAATAAAGCAATTAAATAGACATGATTTTACAGATAAAGATGTGGAGGAACAAGATTAATGAAAAATTATTTTATAGAAGAAGATTTTATTGAACTTAGAGATTCAGTAAAGAATTTAATAGATGTAATTGAAAAATATAAAAATATGGGAAGAAACTCTGATGAATACATAAAGGAATTAAAGGAATTTTTAGAAGAAGTTAATTTAGTGTTAGAAGAAAAAAATTTAACAAAGAAAGAATTAACAAACTTGCATTCCTTAGGTGAAAGTTACTTTGATTCACGTATTGATAATAGTATATATTCATATTATGTCTATGATAAAAATAATTTAGAGAAAACGCATCAAGCTAATGATGAAATAGAAATTGTAAAAAAGAGATTTGGTAAAATTCTTTATAAGATTACTGAAAAAGTTATGTACCATATGATTTAAGAAATAAAGGAAGATTAAAAATGACAAAAGAAGAAAAAAATAATTGATGAGCTAGAAAAAAAATGATATTTGGAGAATTATCGCTTGAAGAATTTAAAAAACAATGTCCTCTAAACATAATAGAAAATCCAATGTATATCAAAAAATCATTAGAAGAAGTAATAAAAGCAAAAGATGAAAATGATTTTGAAAGATTACATACAATTGTATGGCTTTTTAAACTATACAATATAAATGCTTATATAGCACTTTTTTGTATAGTTGCAATTTACTCAGATTAGAAGTTGTAAAAATAACTATTGACAAATTAAGAAAAGAGTAATATAGTTATAGATAAGAATAAAATATATGGTCTTCGGGGCAGGGTGAAATTCCCGACCGGTGGTATAGTCCACGAAAGCATTTGCTTTGATTTGGTGAAATTCCAAAACCGACAGTAGAGTCTGG from Fusobacterium pseudoperiodonticum carries:
- a CDS encoding DUF5376 family protein; the protein is MVLKFCYIKNIKEDIFPHCEAEKKYKFLFYYLHDPHRTIYNNWSIEFFKFSKKVLEENLPRDPSGEDTAVDIEGDKVIMYDIYFDGDEPDELLEMKKEDLIYILDRWIKFLEKPITDENYEEIFEMEDPVVKVLKDGKYVII
- a CDS encoding HEAT repeat domain-containing protein codes for the protein MTKEEREMILNLSYEELIEKFKNEPRKVIKFLQDEQKKDIGNDTGYIIEKLITLIMIIIRDYYLEDDSFNELLIKLACDKRHHQHEDLAFLLEKKHSPKLINRVYDLAVMEFDYKKEDEFFNIARKCTYALGYTNTPKAKEKLELLAKNENELIREYAIKQLNRHDFTDKDVEEQD